AGCACACATCGTTTCGCATATCCAAGTAGGCTGAAATTAGATAGGATATTAGTAAATCTATATTCAtatctattttatttaataaatatagatacagatataaatattagtcgaatataaaaaataatattaatatattttttaaatggaTATGAGTATAAATCAAATAcggaaaatatgaatataaatatagatataagtcATATAATGAAATTTTATGACCACAAAATCAAAGATATCACTAGATGGATGATAAATCAAATTAACGTGATTATATATTTCTATTAAAAATTTATGAATGCTATATAAATTAAATAAGGCTGCAAATAAAATCAGATATTCGGATCATGTAGTTGtctattcatatttatatttatgttttttGATAGATATGGATACAGATACGAATATTAATATCCAAATAAATTAACGTGATGAATATTATTCTATCCCCTATCACTTCTATTATAGATTCCGGCTTTATCTTCTTCTATGGGACTAGGGAACTTTCAAGTTACTCTGTTAGCCGACACCAATTATCTTCTTgtcctttgttttgttttttcccACTCTTTTATACCAATTTGATCCAATGTTCGAACATTTTCTAGGGTTATTCTTCGGCTCAGAAAAAAGTGGACGACAATGGATCTTATTAAATTCAACATACACGGCTCATGCTCTCCACTGATACCTTGACAAGCATAAATCATGCGGTAACCGAGAGCATCATCACATCATTGCAATATTTGATAGAGTAACATCTGTGTGAAGGAGTAGACCTCCTCATTGGGATGGTAGGGACTCTGAAGCATGTGGACTACATGGATGACGGACCATGCCCATTATCGGATTTTcacaaaagaaatttggagcgCAAACCTTTCAAGATTCACTTGATCGCCGAGCTTGCTTCCATCGCCCCAAAAGTTTACACCTTAATTTGGTTTTACGTGGGAATCTccagttcttcttcttcctttttttttttttctcatttcatGAAGATTAAAGCACGTAATTCATTGTTCTCAAGTCATATTATATAGAGATACCGACGCCGTAGAAGAACCAGTCAGTAAACAATGTTGTCAATTTTATTTTGGTAATCTTGAATCTCACTTCTCTCCATTCTCCAAGCTTAACTCTAGAATATTTTCTAGAAGTTTATCATCCCATGCTGACGATGCATAAAGGATTCTTTGTTGTTGTTCCTAGAATTTTCCTTTGCACTTTTTGTTACGCTTCTCAATCTATCATCCATGCTGCCAAAGCTTGGCCCCCAGATGATGTAAGTTAGGTTTGCCTTTTCTCTTACCTTCTCTTTTTTTGGAACAGCAATAACTCATGGTTCCACCTTGATCCTTCTGGTAAATACAGAAGGACCTCTATCAAAACCAGTACCATCCATGATCCCTTTTGGAAGATGACACCAAGTTTTCATTTTAGAGATGAGATCAGATTAAAGCCTTGTGCATTTATATTCAAGAGAGGCATGCTAGGTTCGTTATAAAGAAGAGCTAGAAATGATATCAGTCATATATTTCATGAACTTAAGCCACATGCCTCTACAAGTGAATTGTTGTGTAAATCTTTTATGATTTACAAGTGAATTGTTATGCAACCATTAAATTAATCAGGATACAAGATAAATTACTCCAAAATACATGATCAGAGCTTgacttctaactcttcttactCCAAAATAAATTATTCCATCATACCAgataatataatttattttgaattgaatgaaatatggctttacttttatttttgaaatataccAAAAGCCCTCTTACAACTTTAAAGGCCTAAGTTGGATTACATTAAATTCCAGGACTCAGAGGTTTCCCACCAAACTGGCAACCTGTAGGGGTAGGTTCCTGAGACAATGCGATCGAACCTGATCAACTAATGAATTCGTGAAGCAAGGACAGAGCAGGTATCTTCTAGTGGTGAATCAGAAGGGCGTCAATGTTGCGCTTGCCTTCAGGACCTTTGCTATACCACGATGAAACATAATCTCCATAGAAAACCCCCTGATACTTGAGTGGGCAGCTCTCGGTGACAAGTTGAGGAGCAGGCGATATTCTCCTAGTTTTTGATGGGTCATAGAACGTGGCAACAGATAACCGGGCACGATGGGCATTGACAACAGCACGATGTATGGAACTCTTAAATAAACCATTGCTTATGATCTGCACaaggttcaaaaaaaattaggatTCATGTAAAAGAAAGTATTATTCAGTATGATCCTTATAAATCATATGAAAGAATAAAGAAGACCATCAAATTCAGAGGAACCATAATTTCCATTCCCACCAAACAAAATTAGTAGAGTTTCTTAAGATACTTTGCAAATTAATAACACAATCTAACCATTCTAATTATCATGTAATGATTTGTGAAATATAGAAATTACTGGCAGATTTATTGCTGCATCAGCAGGAACAATGCAAACATTCAATTATATTtttcatatattatattaaataccATCATATGACAAATATTGCAGCAAAACCGTCATTGTAGATGCATTTTTCAAACAAGTCTAGAGGGTCTTGATCAGGTTAACTCCTCTGTATTGGCAGATGACAGTGTAGGTTATAATCTACACCAAGAGATGCTTGTCAGATTGCTAAATTAAATAATGCCTTATAGAGTTGGCCTCCAAAGTTCGAATATTCCCAGGTAATATATAGCTGCCAAATTGGAAAATCTAAGGAGCACCAACGGCCATTCATTACTTTGCCAAGAAATGCAGAACCCCTATGCAGCAGCCATAAAGTTTTAGTTAATGAATAGACTCATATATAGCAATGAGCTGAAAATTCAGCACACATAGTACATCATTAAAAGGAATATGgcagtggcggcggcggcggcagcagcagcagcagaaatCCATTACTACTGGCAGTAAGAAAACAAAAGTACGTGCCcttcttttggcatatgcatcatcatcacaGAGCAATCCACTTATTCATCTCTGATGAAGTGTTTGACAACTCATCCTAAAGTCATTTAAATTCCAACATTCCAGAGTTCATGTAGCTCCAGCTTGTTAAATGTTTAACAATACTCAAATCTTGCAGCAGCTACCATACTGCATTGTAGTCACTAGAAACGACCATAAAACACTTGGGATTTTGTTGATCAGTTTCTCAAAACAATATTCTTGTTACTCTATTGATTATCATCTTCAAAACTAATAATAACACATAAATTTATTTAGAGGAAGCTAGATTGCATATTAAGTAATGAGCCAAGTCATAATTGGTTAAGTTGCAACTGATGCTCGTAAGCACCCCAGTGACAAAGTAGTCTAAGAATCCAATCTAGCAGTTAAATTCAGCTGTGGTGGATCTTAAAGCCATTTTTTTCTAGTCAATGACTAGAGAATAGCATCTAATCAAAAAGAATTAAACAGACAGGAATCAATACCTCTGTTTGATCAGCTAAGATGACAATGATTGCATTGGATAATGGTCGTACAGGTATCCATTCCCCATCTTTCAAAACTTCTAGACCACCCACATCATCTTGTACTAGAAGAGTTATGGCACCCATATCAGAATGGGCTTGCAAACCAAGAGCAAGATCTGGTTGCGGACAAGGGGAGTAGTAGCTGATAGTTATGTTCTGGTAAACTTCTCCAACTGTCTCTTCAAAATATGAAGTTGGTAAGCCAAGACTTTCGGAGATAATACGTAACAACTTCTGAGCAAGCTCTTTCATATTGTTGCTATATTCCACCACAATATCCCTGCGCACATCGAACAGACAAACTTCATAAATCTTATAAGGAACTAGCAAACACTTGAGATGGAAagacatgcttgatattttctGTGCCCACTTATAGGAGTCCACATGCTGAGAGTATCACACCATGATAATACAGGTGGCAGAAGAATTATAAGATCTAGATGGCCATCACTTGTGGCCTGAGGGACTATGATTTTACCAGACATACATGATTTTACGTGAAAGAGTACATATCAAGAGAAAAAAACCAACAAATTACAAAGTTTGTGATGGAGAATCCAAAGTTTTAATGATGTAAGGTGAGATAGCGCTATGTACATGGAAAGGTGGGACGGCGTGTGGATGTGTGGATGATGGGTAGGTGCAACTATAATACATGggggtgaaaaaaaaaaaggctttacACCCATAGTAAAATTCAACAATTGAAGTTGCAAAATGAAATCTATTAACATTCGGTTTGATTTATAATGTCTAAAATgcctaaaacaaaaatcaaatattTCGTGGATTTCTTGTCTATACATCAAGTTGTCCTATACCTAAAGCTATGTGATTAATAGCCAAGATATGCGATCTCCAAACTATTTTGAGCTGGCTTCATAAATCCTCATTCAAGAATCATTCTATGAATGTACCACCACTATTAACACCAGCTGTCTCCAAATGCTTCTTCACTGTGTCTATCCATGTTAACTTAGATcttccccttttctttcttgacccTTCGAGATATACTGGAGCACCTGTCCTGAATTGGCCTTCTTAAATCACTGTCAATGCAACCCAACTTAACAATTGGTTCTTTGGATTGGAAAGAAGTGTCATGGGACATCCAAGGTCCAAATTTGAGTTCCTATTTGCCATCACTTGTGCATTGTTAGGTGTCACAATAGGAGATTAAAAATAGCACAGGTGGTAGGTAATAAGAGCTAAAAATTTGACAGTTACAATACATATGAAGCCCTTTTCTTGATCCACACAGGCTTGATTTTCAATTCAGAATGAATCTTAATTTATATGTACAAATCATTTTAGTCAGTTCTAAAATGCAACTCCTACGCATCATCTATTATTTTGTTCCTACCTACATCATCTCTAGTCATACTGCATTCATTTAACATTCTTATTCATGCGTTACCCATCTTGTTTGATCAGACCCTCTTTTATCCCCTACCATTCTTTAAGTTGTGATATTACAAATGTATTGCCCTTTTATTACTTTTCCTCTTAAGTTGCTCGGACATGCATGGGTTACACAGCACCTCAAAAGTGCTTATGCACTTCGTCCACTCAGATCCAACTCTATTAAGAATCTCTTCATTAATTCTCCGTTTTATTGTATAATAGATTGAAGAAATTGGAACCAATAGCGCCAGTTTTATAGTCATCTCTGTTTCCTCCTAAAATCATATTGCAAAtcctttgtttcatttttctactAATATGCCTGCCTCTCGTCACCTTTTCTTCATAAttccaattcaaaatttaacatTTTCTCTTATCATATTATCTACAAATAGCATACGTCATAGTAAATCTTCCTAAATATTAGTAAGAAGCTCAGGGTGTCTTCGGCTGGGCAAAATAAAGAAAGTGTACAAACCACAATTTGATGAAAGTCATTTTTGATATGACTCAAGTTATACATAGACAATTCATGTTAGACGTGCCATccctctgatttttttttccaaaaaagaagCTTTCCTTCTAGAGCTGGAAAAGATCAACATATAGATTGGAAAACCGATGAGCATAACCAAGTTCTACCTGGCCTAGACTAATTAGTAATCACGCTAGAACCATAACATATATGGGCAAACTAAGATTTGAAATAATGACTATCTTTCATCTCTTATTAGGATCAATAAGACCCAACAAAATTGAGAACTACTACAATATGATCTCAATTCCATGGCCATTTTACGCAGAAAGATGTGAACTTGGCCATTCCAATCTAGTATCTACCATTAGATCTACACAAATCAACCagcaaataaaagaaaactatTGGAAATTTTTTACCACCTGTAATTGTTAGGAAAGTCTGGCCACCGGCTAGGGTTGCGGCGGGGCTCCGGGAGCGTGTGGTGGTCCAAATAATCCCTCCAATCGAGCACCCCGTCATCCTTGGCGAGCATACGGCTACCGTATCCCTCGGACGCAGCCGCCCCGGGGTCGCACGCGTACTGGAGCTTCGTCTCCATGGGGGAGCGGAAGAAGCCGAGGCCAGCGGCCTTCATCTCCTCCAGCAACCGCGCGGGGACGCCGTGGTTCACCACCTGAAAGGCGCCCCACTCCGCGCACGCGCCACGGAGCTCCGGGAGGGGG
This is a stretch of genomic DNA from Phoenix dactylifera cultivar Barhee BC4 chromosome 9, palm_55x_up_171113_PBpolish2nd_filt_p, whole genome shotgun sequence. It encodes these proteins:
- the LOC103719051 gene encoding probable 2-oxoglutarate-dependent dioxygenase ANS — protein: MEAAGAIGIPQRVQALSEAGLSHLPPQYVQPPDLRPDPCRREAASPGGVPVVDLDPSVDPLPELRGACAEWGAFQVVNHGVPARLLEEMKAAGLGFFRSPMETKLQYACDPGAAASEGYGSRMLAKDDGVLDWRDYLDHHTLPEPRRNPSRWPDFPNNYRDIVVEYSNNMKELAQKLLRIISESLGLPTSYFEETVGEVYQNITISYYSPCPQPDLALGLQAHSDMGAITLLVQDDVGGLEVLKDGEWIPVRPLSNAIIVILADQTEIISNGLFKSSIHRAVVNAHRARLSVATFYDPSKTRRISPAPQLVTESCPLKYQGVFYGDYVSSWYSKGPEGKRNIDALLIHH